The window GAGAACGTCGTGGTGGCCGCGTCCGTACGCCGTCTGGGGGTCGGCCGGGAGTTGCTCGCGGCGGCGGTCGACCGGGCCCGGTTGGTCAACTGTTACAAGATCCAGTTGCTCTCGCGGCTGAGCCGGGACGAGGCGCACGTCTTCTACGAGTCGTGCGGGTTCCGGCAGATCGCCGCGGGTTTCCGCCGATACCTGGACTGAAACGGCCGGTTGCGGGGGCGTGAACGGGACACCGGGGATCCAAGGGTCGGGACGGAGCGGACGACCCGTCGGAGCAACTCGACGCTGGACTAACCTTGGCCTCTGGTCGGGCTCTATGGCGCGCTCGCCGCTGATCAACGCAACGGACCGCAACGGACGGAACAAAGATCATGATCGACCAGGCCAAGACACGCGTCCTGCTGCTGGAGAACATTCACCCCGACGCGGTCACCCGGCTGGAGTCGGAGGGATTTCTCGTCGAGTCGCTGCGCAACGCGCTGGACGAGGACGAGCTGATCGCCCGGATCGAGGGCGTGCACCTGCTCGGCATCCGCTCCAAGACGCAGGTCACCGCCCGGGTGCTGGCCGCCGCGCCGCAGCTCGTCGGCGTCGGGGCGTTCTGCATCGGCACCGACCAGATCGACCTGGCCGCCGCCTCCGCGGCCGGCATCGCGGCGTTCAACGCCCCGTTCTCCAACACCCGCAGCGTGGTCGAGCTGGCCCTGGCCGAGATCATCATGCTGGCCCGGCGGCTGCCCGAGAAGAACGCCGGCATGCACGCCGGGGTCTGGGACAAGGCGGCCAACGGCAGCCACGAGGTCCGCGGCCGGACGCTGGGCATCGTCGGGTACGGCAACATCGGCGCCCAGTTGTCGGTGCTCGCCGAGAACCTCGGCATGCAGGTCTACTTCTACGACACCGCCGACAAGCTCGCCCTCGGCAACGCCAAGCGCTGCGACAGCCTGAACGAGCTGCTGGAGGTGGCCGAGACGGTCACCCTGCACGTGGACGGCCGGCCGGGCAACAGCGGCTTCTTCGGCGAGGAACAGTTCGCCCGGATGCGCCCCCGCAGCCTCTTCCTGAACCTGTCCCGGGGCTTTGTCATCGACTACGCCGCCCTGCGCGACCACCTGGTCAGCGGGCACCTGGCCGGCGCCGGCATCGACGTGTTCCCGCACGAGCCCAAGGGTCGGGGCGACGAGTTCACCTCGGAGCTGCGCGGCCTGCCGAACGTGATCCTCACCCCGCACATCGGCGGGTCGACCGAGGAGGCGCAGGCCGACATCGGCGGGTTCGTGGCCAACAAGCTGGCCCAGTTCGTCAGCGAGGGCAACACCACGCTGAGCGTGAACCTGCCCGCTATCCAGCTCCCGGCGGCAACCGGGACCCACCGGATCGCCCACACGCACCACAACATGCCGGGTGTGCTCGCCCAGGTGAACAGCATCCTGGCCGAGCACGCGGTGAACATCGAGGGCCAGCTGCTCGGCACCCGGGGCGAGTACGGCTACCTGCTCACCGACCTCGGCGCCGGTTACACCGAGGACGTCGTGCTGCAGTTGCGGGCGATGAGCCAGACGATCCGGCTGCGGGAACTGTCGTGAGCGACCTCGAAGAGGACCTGAGGGCCATCGTCGGGCCGGCGCACCTGCTGGTCGACCCGGACCTGCGCGACGCGTACGAGACGGACTGGACCCGCCGGTTCTCCGGGACCGCGCGTTGTGTGGTCCGCCCGGCGGACACCGCGCAGGTGGCCGCCGTGGTCCGGACCTGCTCGGCGGCGGGTGTGCCGATCGTGGTCCAGGGCGGTAACACCGGCCTGGTCGGCGGCGGCGTGCCCGGCGGCGGCGAGGTGCTGGTCAGCCTGACCCGGTTGACCGGGCTGGAACCGGTCGACGACATCGAGGGCCAGGTCACCGTCGGTGCCGGCGTCACCCTGGAGAAGCTCCAGGCGCACGCCCGCCCGGCCGGACTGGACGTCGGCGTCGATCTGGCCGCCCGCTCGTCGGCGACCATCGGCGGCATGGTCGCGACCAACGCCGGTGGCATCCGGGTGCTGCGCTACGGCAGCATGCGCGACCAGCTCACCGGCCTGGAGGCGGTACTCCCCGACGGCACGGTGATCACCAGGCTCGCCGGCCTGGCCAAGGACAACACCGGGTACGACCTGACCCAGTTGCTCGCCGGCAGCGAGGGCACCCTGGCGATCATCACCCGGGTACGCCTGCGCCTGGTCCCGCTGCTGCCCGCCCGGGCGGTGGCCCTGGTCGCCGTCGACGGCACCGACGCCGCGCTCACCCTGCTCGCCGCCGCCCGCGGTCGCCTCTCGACCCTCGCCGCGGCCGAGATCTGCTTTCCCGAGGGCATGGACCTGGTCCGGTCCTATGGCCGCCTGCCCGCCCCGTTCGACACCGACTATGCGGCGTACGTGCTGCTGGAGTGTGCCGGGCACGCCGATCCGACCGACGAGTTGCTGGACATGCTCGGCGACTGCGCGGCCGTCGAGGATGCCACGGTGGCCTCGGACGCGGCCGGTCGGGCGCGGCTGTGGGCGTACCGGGAGACGCACACCGAGGCGATCAACACGGCGGGTGTGCCGACCAAGCTCGACATCTGCGTACCCCTGCGCGAGTTGGCCGGGTTGGTCGCGGTCCTGCCGGAGACGGTCGAAGCGGTCGCGCCGGGTGCCCGCACGATCCTCTTCGGTCACCTCGGTGAGGGCAACCTGCACGTCAACGTGCTGGGCGCGGGTGACCTGGCCGAGCAGGTGACGGACGCGGTGCTCCGGCAGGTCGCGGCCCGGCGCGGCAGCATCAGCTCTGAACACGGTGTCGGTCGGGCGAAGGCCGAGTGGCTGTCGCTGTCCCGCTCTCCCGAGGAGATCGACGTCCTGCGCCGGATCAAGTCCGCCCTGGATCCGGCCGGTCTGCTCAACCCCGGCGTCCTGCTCTCGAAGTAGCGCAGACCGTGGCGAACCGGTTCCTGCACCTGGCCCGGCACGGCGAGGCGATCGACGAGGGCCGGCTCACCGAGGCCGGGCAGCAGCAGGCCAGGTTGTTGGGACGGCGGTTGGCGAACGTGCCGCTAACCGCCATCCACCACAGCCCACTCCCCCGCGCGGTCCACACCGCCGAGTTGATCGGTGAGTCCCTTCCGGACGTACCGTTGTGCGCCGAGGACGTGCTCGGCGACTACATCCCGCCGGTCCCCGACCCGGACGCGCTGCCCGAGGTCTACACCCGTTTCCTCGACGGCGTCACCCCGACCGAGTACACCGACGGTGCCCGCCTCGCGGCAGCCGCGATCGAGCGGTACGCGCTGCCCGCCGTGTCCGAGCCAGCCGGGTCGGACACGCACGAGCTGATCGTGACGCACAACTTCCTGATCGGGTGGTTCATCCGGCACGCCCTCGACGCCCCCGACCACCGCTGGCTCGGACTCAACCAGAGCAACTGCGCCCTGACCACGATCCTCTACCGCCCGGATCGCCCGCCGGCCCTGGTCCGCTTCAACGACATGTCCCACCTGCCGGCCGAACTGCGCTGGACCGGATTCCCGTCGGACCTGAACATCTAGCTGTTGTCGCAGCTCTCGGCGGCTTTCCGCTCGAAGGTCCGCCGCGACATGATCTCCGACTCGCGCCGGCTGACCGGGGCGAGCACGTCGTCCGCGCCGATCCGGCCCAGGTCATCGGTGGTGAAGTGCACCGGCGCCGAGTCCCGGCCACTGTGCCCGCTCAGGCTGTACCGGACTCCGGGTGTCAGCTCGGTCAGCGACACGGTCCGGGCCGACTGCCCCTCCGGGGGTTCGGAGGTCGGATCGCCGGTCTGCCACCCGACCGGGGGCGTACCGAACAGCGGCGCCTCGACCACCTCGCCGGCCGGTTCGCCGCTGACCCTCCACTCGACCAGCGTGTCGACCCTGCCCGTCGGGGTCGGCCGCGCGGTCTCGTCGTTCCGGTAGACGCTGATCTGGGCGAAGTCACCGCCGCAGGTCACCAGGATGGCCAGTGGTCGATCGTCGCGCATCGCGAGCGCGGCCACCGGCTGCGATCCCGGTGTGCATGCCGTGAGCGTGCCGACGAGCAGTGCCGGCACCATCATGAGCTTTATTCCCCGCATGGTTCAACGGTGCCGACGTGAGATCACGACCGAACCTCGGCCCGGCGTCACTGACGACACACGAACATGGACCGTGTCGGACCTGCTCACCGGAAACAGGCTACGTACGGATGTCCGAGTCTCGCCGGCGCAACCAGTACGCCACCACGGCAGCGCCCAGCAGAGGGCCCCACACCGGGAACGGGAACAGCAGCAGGCCCAGCAGAACCCCACCGAGGCCGCTGCCATTGCCGTCGCTTTCCACGCTGCTCAGTACGAACCCCGGCGACGCCATGCACGCCGCTGTGGCCACCAACCCGCCCGGCACAACCGCCACCATCGGCGGCACGCGACGGCCACCGAGCCATGGCGCCCACCTCGGGACCACCTCTCCCCACCGGCGGATCAGGCCCAAGGTCAGCACCGTGCCGACAACCGCTGCCAAACCGAGCGACGCGCCGTGCACCCGGACGGCGGATTCGTCGAACCGTGGGTCCAGGTCAACCGGCCAAGGAGTCAGCCAGGTCATACGCAGCAACGCGTACGGCAATGGACACAACGCGGCGCCGATCGTGGCCACCCTGCCCCACCGCCGCACGCTCTCCGGCTCCGTCCACGCCGGCCGGGCCGGGTCGCCGCCACCCAAGGCCGCCGCGTGGCGTAACAGCCGGTAGGCGACCCAGCCCCAACCGGCCGCCACGGCCGCCATGCCCAGTCCCCACCCGATCCGCACGTTGTACGAGGCAAAAGCGCGGATGACATTGCCCGCGTAGCGGGGCAGGGTGCCGGGCTCCACCACGCCGGTCATCACACCGACGACCGCCGCAGCCCCAGTCGCGGCCGCAGCCACGTAGCCGCCCCGATGCCCACGCACGCTGGCGATCACGACAGCGGCCACCACAACCACGGGGCCGACGAGCGCGATCCCGTAGCCCAGCGAGGTCATCAGCGACACGTCCGACATCACCAAGGCGAAGAACACCGCCTCGGCGACGGCGACCATTCCGGCCACCCGCACCGCGGCGACGCGGGAGCCGGCGCGCGCCACGACCGCTGCAACGAGCAGACCGACCACCGCTGCGGCCAGCAGCATCGCACCGGACGCCCGATGCTCGATGAGGTGCGTCACCGACACCTTGACCCGGTCGGCCGAGCCGAACGGGAAGCTCGACGGGCGGGCGCTCCACAACGCGCCCACACCAGCGGCTAGCAGCGAGACAAAGGCGGCCACGGCAACCGGCCAGCCGACATCACGGACACGAACGGCACCGGCGTGAGCTGCGCTCCACTGTGCATCCATACCCGCCACGCTAGGAGCGCCGATGCGTCAATTCCTCCCCCGCCGGAGGGAGCCGGATCCCCCGGAATCGCGAGACGGTGGCCGTACCAACCGCCCCGGTCCTGGCCGGGGATCGCAATCAGCACGTCCGGTACCGCGCTGACGAGACGAATCGCGGTGTGATCAGGCGTGGCCCGGGTCGCGTCCGGCGAACGCGGCAAGGCGGTCGTACACCGGGGCGTCGTCGGGCACCGTGACCTCGGGTCCGAAGGCCCCGCCGTCCGCCTCGGTGCCCCGGAACTGTGGCCGCAGCGCGTCTCGGATCCAGCTCAGTGCGAGCTGCCCGATCTCCGGGTCGAGGTCGGTCGACTGACCGGTTGCCCTGGCCAGGTCCCAGGCGTGCATCGCGAACTCGGCGATCTGCTGGTCGACCGGAAAGCTGGCCGGTACCTCGCCCATCCCGGGCAGTGTGATCGTCCCGGTCAGGTCGCCCGCACCACGCCACGCGTCGAGCAGTTCGGCGGCCCCCTTGCCGAAGACCGCACCCCGGTCCTGGGTCACCACCGGGGCCACTTCGGA of the Micromonospora sp. NBC_01796 genome contains:
- a CDS encoding histidine phosphatase family protein — its product is MANRFLHLARHGEAIDEGRLTEAGQQQARLLGRRLANVPLTAIHHSPLPRAVHTAELIGESLPDVPLCAEDVLGDYIPPVPDPDALPEVYTRFLDGVTPTEYTDGARLAAAAIERYALPAVSEPAGSDTHELIVTHNFLIGWFIRHALDAPDHRWLGLNQSNCALTTILYRPDRPPALVRFNDMSHLPAELRWTGFPSDLNI
- a CDS encoding TIGR03086 family metal-binding protein; the encoded protein is MATENEPIVLLSRALDQVGEILGRVRDDQQDLPTPCRSWTVAQLGDHVVHDLHQFTLTATGGKPDWSEVAPVVTQDRGAVFGKGAAELLDAWRGAGDLTGTITLPGMGEVPASFPVDQQIAEFAMHAWDLARATGQSTDLDPEIGQLALSWIRDALRPQFRGTEADGGAFGPEVTVPDDAPVYDRLAAFAGRDPGHA
- the serA gene encoding phosphoglycerate dehydrogenase; protein product: MIDQAKTRVLLLENIHPDAVTRLESEGFLVESLRNALDEDELIARIEGVHLLGIRSKTQVTARVLAAAPQLVGVGAFCIGTDQIDLAAASAAGIAAFNAPFSNTRSVVELALAEIIMLARRLPEKNAGMHAGVWDKAANGSHEVRGRTLGIVGYGNIGAQLSVLAENLGMQVYFYDTADKLALGNAKRCDSLNELLEVAETVTLHVDGRPGNSGFFGEEQFARMRPRSLFLNLSRGFVIDYAALRDHLVSGHLAGAGIDVFPHEPKGRGDEFTSELRGLPNVILTPHIGGSTEEAQADIGGFVANKLAQFVSEGNTTLSVNLPAIQLPAATGTHRIAHTHHNMPGVLAQVNSILAEHAVNIEGQLLGTRGEYGYLLTDLGAGYTEDVVLQLRAMSQTIRLRELS
- a CDS encoding FAD-binding oxidoreductase, which codes for MSDLEEDLRAIVGPAHLLVDPDLRDAYETDWTRRFSGTARCVVRPADTAQVAAVVRTCSAAGVPIVVQGGNTGLVGGGVPGGGEVLVSLTRLTGLEPVDDIEGQVTVGAGVTLEKLQAHARPAGLDVGVDLAARSSATIGGMVATNAGGIRVLRYGSMRDQLTGLEAVLPDGTVITRLAGLAKDNTGYDLTQLLAGSEGTLAIITRVRLRLVPLLPARAVALVAVDGTDAALTLLAAARGRLSTLAAAEICFPEGMDLVRSYGRLPAPFDTDYAAYVLLECAGHADPTDELLDMLGDCAAVEDATVASDAAGRARLWAYRETHTEAINTAGVPTKLDICVPLRELAGLVAVLPETVEAVAPGARTILFGHLGEGNLHVNVLGAGDLAEQVTDAVLRQVAARRGSISSEHGVGRAKAEWLSLSRSPEEIDVLRRIKSALDPAGLLNPGVLLSK